attaataaattacaccacaaaattcaattcacgtcactgtagaaatgaaacaccagaaaacattaacaaaactttatataATGCTGAAATTTCCAGGAAGCCAACAATTACCAGTGTTACCATCCATAACTTCTTGCTATCCAGATCAATATAAGAATGTTTAATCACATGCTTAAAGACCCAATGGATAcaagtgaaagatataaagaaacgaAAATTGTAAAATCAGCTGCCTCCAGTAATTAATACAATCCTGCTGTAATACATTAACTAAACCAACCAATTTCTGGACAACCACCCACAAACGGGAAGACCATCTTTGTAATAAACACTGACCTTCCTTATGGAAgatttcataccaaattgccaacctcttcaagttgtatgacataaaaataagcttcttcacaACCAACAAAATACAGAATAATATCATCCACAGTACTGAAAGCACTAAGCAAGAATATCAAATGTCAGGTATGTCCAGACTTCAGCAATCAACAAACTGGTAGAAGCACAGGGATGCACTCTGTCTTAACATCCAGAACAAATCCGACTTTGCCATAATTCTTGCCCAGTAACTCATTCTGCAAACAGTGTAGAAAAGAACAAGGCAAGAAATTTGACTTTCTTGAAGGAACTGAAATATCTTTCAACACAGATACAGCACCAGTCTACCTACTCAATGACAAATCTTGCCTTCACAATTATGAAGGCTCACTATTTAAAAAACAAACCTGCCCACTCTCAATCTCTCTTTACATCTTACCTACATTGATATCACTATAAAAAATATACCAGAAAATAAATCTTGTATGATATATCTAAGCCTTCTACTCTTGTTTTTAAAAGTAAAGTTCATGTACATATCAAGAGCTGCAAATATTGGAACTTCACTCTATTTTTGGGCATTCATGTTCAGTTTTGGTTAAAGTATTTAGCCACACATTACttttattatatgcaaacaaacacaagaaaattgtctCTGAGCAAAGTATGTAAGATCTTGATAACACGCATCAGTTGTACAGTGCATGCCGGATGCTGGCTTAGTAATCGATTGTGCCTCATGGGcttgactattgtctgaagtagcgaTGGAAGGAATTGACACTGTGAATGACGCATCTTTTCTGagcagccactttgtagcaattccggACATTCCAAGTGTATCATTGTCCATCGGAATCCCCaatggacaggatgcttacgtatgtgtcacctttcaGGGTCATACCtagccatatcactccaattgcatgcctcctacaccattacagagcctccaccagcttctactgtcccctactgacatgcagtgtccatggattcaagaggatgtctccatgcctgtacatgtccatctgcacgacacagtttgaaacgagactcgtccaaccaggcaacgtgtttccaatatcagtgttgatggacccaggtgaggcataaagctttgagtcgtgcagtcataaagggtacacaagtggaccttcagctacgaaagttcatatcgatgatggttcacactctgacagttgttgatggcccaacattgaaatatgcagcgatttgcagaagggttgcgcttctgtcactttgaacgattctcttctgttgttggtcctgtttttgcaggatcttttttcggctgcaacgatgtcggagatctgatgttttaccagattcctgatattcactgtatgctcatacgggaaaataaccacttcattgttaccttggagatgctttgtcccattgctcgtatgcccactataccaccacattcaaattcacgaaaatcttgataagctgccattgtagcagcactaaccaatctagcatctgtgccagacacttgttgtcttatataggcattgccaactgcagtgccatattctgtatgtttacatatccctgtatttaaatatgcatgaCTGTGCCAGTTTTGTTGGCAATTCACAGTATATACATATCCTGTGAGGAGATAGTGATATATTACCAACTGCCGGCACAACCAATCCACATACTGTGATGGAAGAGGTACATGATAgtgaatgtgttgtgttgtttggcggTTGATGGTATTCTGGGACCATTTTCTCCTCAGAAAAAAAGCAGTTACCTTGATATGCTCAGGCTGTCACTATGACTGGCTGACTGCCGAGACACAGTCTTTTTCCATTAATATGGTGGGCTCAGGCTGTGGCAGATGTTGCGGACCAGGTGTTACGACGTATGCTGACTTGGCAGGGGTGGTCCTATTCCTTGGTGTTCTAGGCCACCAGGCATTAGAAACGTGTTTCTATGAGCATATACCAAGGACAGAGTCTACCAAACAGCTGTCAACCACTTCtaaaatttaatgaacaaaatcatttccgcccttgccACCGGTGATGCAGATATAATGTGCTGAATGTGGATAGATCCTGATAACAGACTGGAAATTGTGCCCACCACCACTGGTGCACACATGTTGAAATTGATTAACCTGCATAAAAACTTTGTGATACTATGTCACATAAGGCAAACATGGTGTGAATACCTTAGGTCTAATTTGTTTGGATGCTGTAACACATCAGAACTGTTCTGTAACTTTTGAGACACTGTGTATATCCTCTGCCCATTGCACGTTAAAAACCTTATTCAAGTCACCTACTGTCCAGTTTATGTGGTATTTGCTCCACTGACAAGATGTACATTTTTATGCCTTGGTAGTCTTCTGCAAGGGACCCATTGCATGCAACTTGCCATCACAATATTTTGCTGAAAACTAGTACACATGGGTCTGCAGCGATTCCTGGTGTGTTTGAGACTGACTGTCAATGGCAACTTACAACGTTCATCTCTATGACTAACTACGAGTTAGGATCTTAATGTGGCCACTTTTATTATTATGCCACATTATGTGGTTGCAAGTGATACAACATTCCTTGTAGACAAGCTGGATAGTCTTCACTGATgcaccaacaaattgggcaacttaaTTCACTGGCACATCCAAAGATAATAGGTCTAATCTGTGGTTTCAATCCATTGTACTACACTGATTCCTTTTaatcgactggcacatacacacctctTCAATGATGTGGCTTATGTCAGCAGTGAAGGCTCAGACAACGGGCAGGTATCAGTTCCACTCCATCTACAGCATTTCAAAGGGGCCTGTGTGCTCTTTTAAGATGGTGAACTTATAAGGCTGTTTACACAATTTTTTAAGTACACTCTAAGGAAAGAAGAAAGTTGCACCACACAGGAATTATCCAAAGGGTTGAAATGAGTAAATGTGCTGTTCAtgtgcagagaaacaaatgattacaatttcagaacactTGGATGAGTTATTCAACAGGAAGAGCATCACAAACTGAGGGAGTCATTAATGCATTGACAACCTgtagcccatatgcaagcagtaattCAGTTTGATATTGGTTGATACAGTTGTTGGGTGTACTCCtgggggatatcatgccaaattctgtctaaattGTGGACTGGAGCACTGAAATCCCAatatgtttggagggccctgcccatagcaCTACATTCTCAATTGGGCACGGCAGGTCTCGGAAAGCATAAAGACGAGCAGTAGAAGCTCTTCTCATATGCAGGTAGGCATATCTGACTGAAATGTTAACTCAACATCGTCTgcaatgaagggcaataaaacggtgtATAGCACATTGTTCACATagcactgtggattaaaactgaagggaTCTTGCTACGAaactaatggcaccccagacgATTCCTCTCGATTATCGGGTcatctccaggcacgtctttgGACTGGAATCTCAATGACGGGAGTGGATTGGACTGAGACCAATGgtcagcaaagacatgtctggagctgctttggacagcagtgtgataccaacctgactattgcctgataaccaggagtgattgACTGGGATTCCATTTGTATTTTGTAGAAGGACCTCGTTTTGgttttttttgtgacggccttcgtagcgacaaacaccgccacacttttagtagcgggccgaccggtccgctggaacagtgaacagaaagatgaaaacccaaacactcggattgaatgaaagtcggtacttatctttattacgaagatatagaaacacagtggtgaactttgtctctacagaaatctgtctagttcgagtcggggcagctaggtcagcgtcggctgacgacaaataacaactctgctgcgatgtacccacactgactagcaagtacacactgcggtggcgagtatacaactgagcggcagaatccagaactgtcctagcgctcgcgactccagcgcttaagaagccagaagccagcggtggcgcgcgcagacttgcggcgatttcctgtatcgctggcgctgcttatgcggacggcgtccggactttgctgctgccaaccttttggcagcgggctcgggtggcattactggctaggatataacactcctcccccacaaatcgccgcaccgtcgttgaataatgacgtggcgagcgtcgacggcgggggaggtgtcaggccgcaggcgtagcagaagagaccggggcagagactgttgtcggtggcagtccccggtccgcaccccagcattggctgcgcggggcctcgggaaacaccgactgaaaaccgaggtcagggtgcacgcctgtgaccacgggtgcagcttctggtactggacgcgacggggcgtcgggacccacgaagagaggcagcgtctcctgacgctgcgtcgacggctgctgagtgggcgccggacaaggcgctgcggtgtcagactccttgggggtgcccaaggaaagcggctgcaggacaggctgcacagccaccgcttgggaaggcggcccggctgaggggtcgacgtccatcagctccgaaggcggcggcgactgaagagggaccgcaggcgctggagcgaccacccggggcgctcccgtatgaagctgcgcgggaggcatcaacgggacgcgCTGTCGGcgtggcgacggctgctgctgctgccctgggggcggcagcgaagtcggaaggcgcggctggaacccgccgcggaccaaatctgtggacaaagaacgagcggcagaatccgggcggccagcgcggcgcaactggtcctgatgcctcctgtgcaccccagtagcaccttgaacagtataaaaaccgcgaccctggacacttatcacggtaccacgttcccaacgatggcgaccgtgataaactctgaaaaaaacggcgtcattgcgctgaaaacgcgtgcgatgctcagaagcggcgggtcgatccggggggtgcaacaaccgtagtagggtgcgatgacgacggccgtggagaagctccgcaggcgaagggccgtcgcgtggcgtggtccggtacgacgacaggaacgtgatgagggcctgctgacgagagtgcgtagcacgaaggcggtcc
The genomic region above belongs to Schistocerca nitens isolate TAMUIC-IGC-003100 unplaced genomic scaffold, iqSchNite1.1 HiC_scaffold_468, whole genome shotgun sequence and contains:
- the LOC126232384 gene encoding translation initiation factor IF-2-like is translated as MAADRKQLLVLDATGRRDPRREAASPDAASTAAEWAPDKALRCQTPWGCPRKAAAGQAAQPPLGKAARLRGRRPSAPKAAATEEGPQALERPPGALPYEAAREASTGRAVGVATAAAAALGAAAKSEGAAGTRRGPNLWTKNERQNPGGQRGATGPDASCAPQ